In Tachypleus tridentatus isolate NWPU-2018 chromosome 3, ASM421037v1, whole genome shotgun sequence, the sequence gtatAAATATGCACCTTTCTTTTAATTCGATTTTAAAATACCATCTTTGGATTATGGGGGTAATTTAACATCTACACTTTAagttcatttttaatgttttattttcctgtccTTAACGAGTTATTGGTCATCTTGACACACATCAATAgataatataacagtatcacCAGCAGAGATATTTTAGCTTTTGGCAAAATGTGCTTGCTTGGTAACATAAGCCTCACAGAACAAGGCAGTCTGGGTTAtattagaataattaataaacctttcaaatgtgaattttaaaacacaaattaaaagatgaaaataaaacctaaatacaatttaactgttTGTCAAACTAATACACATGAAGGTGAGAAAAAATACTAAGTATTAGTGAAGACAAAACTCCAACAGAGCTGGAGCGGTTTGTACAGTTGTTAATGAATACTGCATGCTAGTTTTAAAATAACCACTGAGACACTGTAGTGGGTCAGCTCGTTTTATTGGTTACAAGCATGTGTGTCAAATTAGCATGCAGTGCCAGATGAAGACAATTGTAAGGTCCTAGGCAACTTCTGTTCGTAGGCCCTACCAGCTGTATAAGTAAAatcaaaagttaaataaattatagatttttaaaGTATACATCACCACGGCTGTGCAAACTCTAAAATATATAGAATTCTATTAAAAATAGCTTAgtatgaaattatgaaataaaaagcaTTTCTCtgaattatatttatgttaatatgagTACACAAACTAATgcatatatagaaaaatataatgtataatttaaagacGTAGTAAAGTTTTTACAGTGAAATGTGTATTTCATGTTTTGGCCCTCTAAGATCAACTTTGAAGGAAAATGTTCATGGACCCATAGTTTTTGTAGGCCACAGACACTGTGCTTAATAAATAATCTTGCTCTGAGTGGATGTGGCATGTAATCCTCAATTACAGAAGGTGAGCTTGGTTACTGTCAGAGAACAAAAATATACTTCTTGCATTCTTCTGAATCAACCCGAATGAACTTGAAACTTGGCTGAATAAAGAGCACTTTAGGCATACAACCCAGTCTAGACATTACCTGTGCATGTGCTATTATTCAAgtaatacacacaaaatattaagaccTGTGAACACTTATGCTTTGCGTAACAAACAATATTGAAGTTTAAGTGTTTTTCttaaaggtttcttttgaaataaaggcagagaaaacataaaaatttgaattataatgtacacaataatttcattaaaaaaaaaaaggtccagATGATTAATCAAATTGTGAATGCAACTCCATAAACCCTAAcgacacacacaaaaatacagaCTTATCAgtataacagaaataaaactaagCCACTCAAAACATACAAGAACAAATTAACTACAAGTTTATCTAGTCTTTCAATGGCAAAAAGGTTATCTTTCTCCAAACTACAAGTAACTggtatatgtaatataaaatcaagtttagaTCAGCCACTAtggaataaaacaaatttatatagatTCAAGCTTCGATACTaagtttgataaaaacaaaagttactcTTTGAAGAACGTGTCAAAATTAGTtgtgaagaaaaaaatttaaaaaagaaagagaatcaTTTTGTGACTTGCTCACCATCATGTTCCAGaaatgtaacttttcttttttcaatttccTGACTTTGGAACAAATGACCATCCTaggaataaaaacaagtttataagCTGCACTAGCATTAGTTAagaaaacacaagaaaaacaaaacaacaaattgaAGGTCTaactttatacacacacaaacacatacttctttaacacaatatttataaaacaaaacaaattgaaggTCTAACTTCACACATACAATGCCATgtttatttactactttaagaAAAGTGAATATAAAAATTCCAATGAATAGAGTGAAACAAAAAGCAAACATACACTTAACTTTtgtgaaaattaaatgttttattagtttgtttaaattCCATGTTTAGAATATTGAGTTTATCTAAATTCTTTTAACCCTTCGTTATATACCTGGAATTTTTTTAAACTGTCTATATTATGAAAATTTTaggaaaatgaaaaaagaaaacagttgtcCTTTATGCACGTGCAAAAGgcttaaaaaataacttttgaaatgcTTTAATTGTACTTTAATAAGGAACAGTGAgtgaaatatacataaataattccAGGATACaaaaaaggattttgaaatcTAATTTTCAAAAGTGATTACCTGGTAAATGATAAATATGTCAAGAGATACTTGGATCtattacacacaaaaaattatttttttgaagaATAACTAATGAAATTGAAATAGTCAAACGACACCAATGcataaaaacaagacaaagaaAATAAGCATTTTATGACTTATAAATTCACTTAGACTAATGATATAAATTACACAAGTTGATAAGAATTACATGGCAAAATATGAGAAACGTTTGACACTAAGTTATCTGTTAATACAAAAGGAAGTAGTGTATTCTTGGATAGCTGACTTAATTAATAGCATTAAGTAAACATTACAgcttttacaatttatttaactggaaattatttacattgtaaaaacatttctcataTAAGATACCAGTTCAGGTAAATTCTGTTATCATGTGACCGAGACTTCTAGTAATATACGAAACAAGCAATCACAGGAACCTGGCCAATCCTGGTCACCCACAGTCCAATTTAACTTCTTACCTCAATCCTTGCTGTTAACGATTCGAATGATGGTTTTCCCGGCTGTGGGCGTGAATATCCCATTAACTGTAGCATGGCATCAGCTGCATTTCTCTTGGCTGTCTTTTTGTTAGGACCACTTCCTTTAGTAGTACAATTCCCAACTACACACTGCagagaaaaactaaaactgttaaatcACTGCtctataatatttacaaagaGAATATTCAACCATCTGTGATTGAACTTTTAATGAACTTAATGtattgtaattgttctttaatatatttaacagaaaatgtattttcatttctAACGACCAAAAAAAACAACCACATATAATTCTAGTTTTTCTTTGATACCCATTACTTTGGTGTTACAAAGACTTGGATGTGTTGCCTATTAGATTAAAACAATTAACTGGATTACCTATGTCTATTAACTACAACTGTAGTGcagtataaaataatgaattcatCAGAATTACTATGAAATCAACTAATACCATGAAAACTATCACCAAATTGAAATTAGTTTTTTCGATAATTTTACAATTCTTGATTATTCCAAATATCTACCTAATTgaaatgttatttcttattttctagtttgttttttctatattaatttcAGTTCATTGAGGTCTGGTTCAGCATAGTTTAGTAATTTGGTTACCTTGCAGTTCGTGTCTTGGGCTCAATTCCTGTTGCCACCAAAAATGTTCCCCTTTTAGCCACAGGTTGgtaaaattactttcttttactTGAGTTTAAGGAAAAACTATTACATCTTTCTGACATTGtacctaattatatttttaactgcccactagaaagaaggcaactggCTGACAGCACCCTAAACCATCTTAAGCCTACTTTGTGGTCAAAAAGTGTACGTTTACAGTTTCTtgcattgtaatttataattaataagctataaattcactttttttatattgtgtatttgttgtttgtaacaCCACTGGCATGTCTGGAAGCCACAAGTGCTcatgtaatagttttatttaccaaTTTAATCATGCTAGTATTTTTAAGTGACCAATTACCTATGCATATGTAGTaataaatttgcaaaaaaaacccaaaaacataaacaaaatctcAAACATATCATATTATGGAAATTTCAactcttttatttattgttgaactACAAAAATAGTgccttgttataaaaatattacccagCTGTGATTGGTGATGGAACGGTGTGGTGGTTTCTGAGATCACAGTTTTAGACGTACACACATAACAATCTCCCTTATAGCAAAGTTctaatttttgaatttcgaaaCTGTTTAAATGTTACTGAATTCTGCTAAATGTATAAACTGTATACTGTCACTAATTAATGGTTTATTAGCAGTTGTATTATCTGTATcgttaattatttaaagtaaatctgactgtttgttgttaagctattTATGTTGTGCCAACCACGAATATCAAAATCCAAATTTAACATCATATGTTTAGACACTCACTACTCAGCCCCTAGGAGACATCAGTTTTATGTAAGTTGTACATACCTCCAAAATTAATAAGTGTGATAAATATGCAGCAGTATGGCTTTAACATAGTATGCACACTTTTGAGTAAATAATCTATTCTGGAACTATTTTAGGACTCATTATGAAACATAGTCAATGTGGGTTAAGATAGAACATGTTTATAAAAGACTACTATTAAAACAGGCAGTTATCTTTTACTGAAAAATTATATGTACAGAGGTTGAAAAACAGCAGAAAAAAGTGTTTGCTCTGTTCATAAACATTCTTATTTAAAATCACAACCACATCATGTGTTTAATAAACAAGAGTTCATTCCCAGTTACGTGCAAACAGATGCTCATTCGTACAAGTTCTCAGGAGACACTGAATGTGTAATAAtctgaaagttttataaaataaaacaaggccAAGCTTGATTCAATGTATCATTAAAATTTCATAGAAATGTGAGATAACTGTTCTTGATCATCAGCTTATAAACAagttcacaaaaaataaacatcttgtaaagcTGTCATCagtaataaaacaatcataaGTAAACATATCTGATAAACCAAACACTTGAAAGGTGTAAGATGCAGGCAGTGAACAATTATTGTATGTTCTAAAAGCAATTTAGTTTAATACTTCCTCACTACTTACCCATGCAATACCAACTCGCTACTTACCCACGCAATACCAACTCGCTACTTACCCACGCAATAGCAACTCGCTACTTACCCACGCAATACCAACTCGCTACTTACCCACGCAATAGCAACTCGCTACTTACCCACGCAATAGCAACTCGCTACTTACCCACGCAATAGCAACTCACTACTTACCCACGCAATACCAACTCACTACTTACCCACGCAATACCAACTCGCTACTTACCCATGCAATACCAACTCGGTACTTACCCATGTAATACCAACTCGCTACTTACCCATGTAATACCAACTCACTACTTACCCATGTAATACCAACTCACTACTTACCCATTAAATACCAACTTACTACTTACCCATGTAATATCAAAGGAAGgaaagttaaaaatgttaaaaaaatctaaataattttgttattcttCTTGTGTTACGAGCTGATTACAGTTAATGTTTAACACACATGGCTGTTGGATTTATACGGTAAGTATGTACATCACATTTTATCAACACACTGCATGGTGTTACCTTGCAGAATTCTCATGTTGTTATTCCTAAGGTCACACATCACTGTATGGTCATTCTCTTTTGAGCAGCTGCCATTCTAGCTAAGCAAAATTTTACACAAGTAAAGTACAAACCTGCATGAGAAATTCTCTCTGACGGGGCTCACCACGTTCCGCTATGACAGCATAAATGGGTTCTCTCTCCTTTTTAGCTTGTTGAATCTGAATAAGTCGACTAATGGGATTAATTCCTTGACCATACTGTGGGTCTGCCTTCTGTTCCTTAATCAATCAAACACAAAAACACTAACTAATGCAACAGAAATAATGTATTACTGTATGTAGGTTTAGTGAATCAGCATAAAAATGTTGTCACCCTGGAAATAACTCATTCTTAATTCATGTACCTCTGTTATATCCCAAGTTCAATACTACTTTAAATCAATATTGAAGTACTTTATTCTACACTTTCAAATTTAAACCACAggtaaacaaacaattcaaagcTAAATTCAACATTCATGTATTACATAAACTTCTCAACTACACAAATAATTTGATTAAAGTTTCTAATTAAAAAGTGATTGCAATATTTATTCTTAATGAATAAAAATGCTTCTTACCTTAATTAAGTTGCGTCCTTTCTTTTTAATGACTggcttttttttaactttctgctGCATGATAGGTAGAGGAGGTAATAACTTTAGTTCTTCCAACATTTTCTCTGCTGCTTTTTTCTTTGATACTTTTTTCCCGTTTCCCTCTCCTTCTGTCACCAGCTCCCCGACAGTGCAGCGGGTGACAAAGGTGCGCATGTGGGGTGGACCACTTTCTTTAATCACTTCAAAGTTGACTGAAAAGCCTCTTTTCAAGGCAACTTCATGGACCAAACTAATGGGTGACTTTATTTCAACATTCTGATCAAGCTCTGGAGTTTCATTTTCTGACTTCATTACCTCATTATGCTTTGCTTTATTTTCTGGTAAAGGTATTTCTTTTAATGCTCTTAAAGCCTCTTCAGCTGCTGCATGTCTTGCTGCTTGTACTGTTGTTCCTTCTCCAAAGAACTGACTGTTTCCAACTTTCAAGGCTACATAACAGGTTGGAGGAACCTTTGGATAGTGATAACGTTGATTGTACATTCCACGGAAGTTAAAGTTTGGCATAAAAGGGGAACGGGGTGGTTCAATTATCTGATAGATTGCAGGTTCACCTCTTTTCATAGCAAGAGCATTCAACTCTACAGTCGGAGTCATGGGTCCCTGATTTTTAGTTTGACACTTTGGAGGTGGATGCTTAAGGGATGTTTTATCCAAAGCAACAGCAGCTGCAGCATGTTGAGCTTTCTTGATGCTAGGTCCTGTTGCGGTATATTCTTCATTGTCCAGTTTCAATACAACAGTAAAATTCTTCTTGTGAGCAGGGCCAGACTGATCTATAAGACGATACTGATGTTGGATCTGAAAGTCACACAGAAGACAATGTGGTTAActtaacacaataaaaaataattcatttaaaaaagaaTTTCCTTTCACTTTAATTTAGTCTAAATAATTCTgacaaatagaaaaatatatgtgaTGCACATTTATAGGAATGTTATTTATGATGTTATCACATGTACACAGCTTATAAAACTTTAgcattttacataaattatatcaGTATACTTCTTTTCTTATCCATAGGAAACTAACAAGATATATTACGAACTAATAGGATAACCCGAAATCATACAAGgagttataattaattaattacacaatGCTAAAGCTAAATACTGATTACTGTTTGAACTAATTCTTTGAtggattgtttaggcagagtattcatgatgaaactttgtaggatggacggcaactgcctgatgtggagacaagtgtagaggatgacgtttcgaaagtcttccgccttctggtcagtgtgtgtgtgtgtcaggtGTTGTCAGTCTTTAAtagtcctggtggattgtggacaGCATGTtatgataatccaaccaatcatcacgcactctccacaatccaccagtaCAATACAAAAGACAGACAATACCTTAAACACACACTGAACTGAAGGCGGAAGACTTTTAAAACATCTTCCGCTATACTTCTctctccacaacaagcagttgctctccattctacaaagtttcattatgttTGAACTAATGTTTTTCTCATCATAATTGTGAAATGAAATGCTAAATCCATTCTCAAGATTCTAAGTTTAAAAACATGATGGTTGTTTGgctttttatgacacaaagcaactaggctatctacaaccaaacaaccaataaaaaaattaaaagtaaaattatttaaattcataaaaagaaattgaagcaaaataaagtttaatattttgaattaaaaacacaaataacattaaatacaatttttatatctagtttacagcagtaagagaaaaactacagtaatacaagttgtaaaggattttctgtagcataattttaattattataacttgccaaGATAGCTgagttcaaacatcagtgttagtcaCCAGAAGTTGGCCTATCCAGTCCTGgattcaagttatttgatgtcagagtcattttctaatttcatcctgaactaattttactttaattcataaaaatgaaGCATGTTAAGAAAaagtctaatttatgaattaaaaacttaaatagcattaaaaaggtcaatggcctttaaaaaactaagaCCATTTGTAAGGTGTACAGCATCACCATagtcaatgacactgtccaacatcagGGATAAACCATGGGACAAAACACGTCTAAAATGGTATCTTCGTTGAGTCATAATGATGgaatgacagtaaaatgtgggctattgcgacttaagtgtcacacagaccacacattggtgcatcagtaccagataaaagaaaacaacgagttaaaaaactgtgaccaatgcatagtctggttaggacaacttcctcttttcgatccttacagaaacaagatggccaacaAAGGGTTTTATCTGGataagcttgttttcacattgctcaccccaagtcgactgccaactggtacagagccgagccttgaaaacaggaccacagtccatgtatggaacaggcacagcagtgatagtgccaaagcagacagacttagctgtggtgtcagcaagcttgctcccgcaaataccaacatggcctggtatccagaaaaactggatagaagtagatgttaaagagaaatgggtcaatcggttttgaatatcagagaGAACTAAGGTGAattgattccagggccagtagagaactaagcaactCAGCATAAATAGAACAATTTATGTATTGCATAACTTCTACGTGATTGAAATGGCACACAATTTGGCAatgaacacaaactgtagaggggattctgtgcacaaccactgaaccacaataAACCACAGCAGAGCCCACAAAGTCACTGGATTTTGAACCATCAGTATAAATGAGACTGAAGGGATGATctaaaagatgttcagcaaataaaagacagtacttccaaccaggagtatctgcttttctcaggaagtgtggaaagccatgTTGCAGAGCTGGAATtcctgatgatgaacagggttCAGCAACTTCAACATAAGAAatgtaggacaatagcctggggCCATACATGAGGAAAAATATTCtactgccagatctggttaaaaacaacttgaagaatagcaaaagaaacaGGAGATAGATATTGCAGCATcttatagtgtatatcatcaggccTGACTGATGTACTGGGCAATTACAGTCATAGAGttgatcagcccaaaaggaaagaggtaatcaAGCTTCCCAAgatttgatggctaagaagatggaggatGAAGAAGATTAAccagatacctggcaaaagctttcacagagagtactggcaatgctctggacatcagctacttcctggccatcagagagcaagatcaaaagtggaacagaattatactgcccactgaccttttgaatgtTGTTCCACATcactttggaactagtggtagaagagatgctggtcatgaatttaatccaagattccttctggcttgaCATCTTTCCTGCCAAGCAAGTGCACGGGCAcgttggaaagtgatgcagttcgacagtgtgggatacctacgaaaggtaTCCTGAGCCAGTTTTTGAGCCCTTCCATGCCACGTGGCAAAAAGGATTCCACCATAGACAAGGATATTATGGAAAACATGtcaaaattttagaaatacattcagcagctgcctgtataatacactcagtcactgctgccatgcaaTCATCTACTGATGGCAGAATCAAGGTTtgcaaaagcagtgaaagagggccagttggcttatTCCACCTTCCACCAGGGCACACAGGTCGGGTGGTATCAAcaatggccagtctctctcaaaatggtAGGAAAATTATCTCTGCCTTGTGGGTTACTGTCAATCCTACATGAAAAGTGAgaaaatagtgaaggggagcaaactgagagatcaatagcagtaaaagactgactagatacatgaaaataagtataaaaaccagtattgaagagagaaaggttgtgttctgagagcatatgctctatggagcaacccctcccatcaatatcagcatctCCTCAGAAGGagttatgtccattaaagtccctcagcattaaaaagggagacagcaactgttcaacgagagcatcaaggtctaattgattacaggtagagagaacaaacagtgatggtacgacccaaggaaacagatggcgatggcctccaagggtgtgtcaagtgccACAGAtagagtgggcacatgctgatcgactaacagtgccatccctccatgcacttgtccatcacatagcctgtcatttctgtccaaaaaaaaaaaaaaaactgctgagaggtgactgcatcagcaggtttcaaaaatattttctgtaaggaaagacatacaggacggtaagaagcaatcagtgctttgatgtcatccagattagaacgtaaaccatgacagttccactgtatcaaggtggccatttttatttgtgtaggTAAATTGTGTGAAGAGCTATTCCTGTTTTTGAccacttctttttttctttattttcttcattcGAGAGGTCTATCAACTTCTATGGATCCTACTCTAGGTCAGTTGAGCAGGCCTCTGTTATTGTAAAAAGATTCCAGTAATTGAGGGTGTGAATGAATGACTGAGAAAAAAGACGTACCTGAGGTAATGCCCATACCCTCAACCAAAGAAAACAGATCTAGGGGCTTGCTGGAATGAATGGTAGGGACAGAAAAtagtgttgacattgattcatcaactttcttaaccatgcaGGTCAACAAGCTTTCCATATGGTTTGAGAAACGATTCTTTTAAAAGCACGGAGAGATCcttctgcactcccactgtagtagtgaaacaaagtgcagcagcatacatttGAGGTGAAGTGGTGGGCAGTAACTTTAGAGTCTCAGAATTGTTTTACCTCTTTTTTCTTCCAATCACttaaggcaagaacaaaagtaagctagttgagagccattacaattaacacaatgagggtctgtttcatactcatatgcatcgtggtccttgctacTGCAagaagcacatgtcaaggaaccacatgATATCTTTGAGCGACCAAATtgctaacactggaaacatctgagagggtttgaaatatatagatataccttgcaattaagatagcctgccttgatggtggtaggtaGATGtcgtgatgtaaatgtcagaatgaggacactggttggcatcacaattccatctttgtgagtggagatacacctcactgcagaaa encodes:
- the stau gene encoding double-stranded RNA-binding protein Staufen isoform X1, producing the protein MNTTSVTSLIKPQSIPKSTGSGMMPGVTVHHSIIGGSDSNTLSISGHVVTHVNPLMGPMGDAPLTIQGSGLRSVNSKLNNLTLNEPTNTISSTGPVPISTAPPAGGGSSQPTETMANTKEKTPMCLVNELARFNKIQHQYRLIDQSGPAHKKNFTVVLKLDNEEYTATGPSIKKAQHAAAAVALDKTSLKHPPPKCQTKNQGPMTPTVELNALAMKRGEPAIYQIIEPPRSPFMPNFNFRGMYNQRYHYPKVPPTCYVALKVGNSQFFGEGTTVQAARHAAAEEALRALKEIPLPENKAKHNEVMKSENETPELDQNVEIKSPISLVHEVALKRGFSVNFEVIKESGPPHMRTFVTRCTVGELVTEGEGNGKKVSKKKAAEKMLEELKLLPPLPIMQQKVKKKPVIKKKGRNLIKEQKADPQYGQGINPISRLIQIQQAKKEREPIYAVIAERGEPRQREFLMQCVVGNCTTKGSGPNKKTAKRNAADAMLQLMGYSRPQPGKPSFESLTARIEDGHLFQSQEIEKRKVTFLEHDVINEKLDGEGKLGRQLVPGLLLMPDTAGLTGDQTTGQGYTGLNRAPGGPLQHQEVVNKMTIQKTSAIAKELLDCDLSFSPGASPTAEALSQSGPKPAASQTQTTVRPKQQLMYLAEVLGFQVHFRDFPKGNKMKYLSLVSLSTNPPHVSHGSGPTIDTSHDQAALSALRSLAELGLDSVTEGVKPEHVNIASGDGRHISNVQGTAPKLACSPTSNGLGSNVKPGASVSVTVKGEH
- the stau gene encoding double-stranded RNA-binding protein Staufen isoform X6; the protein is MNTTSVTSLIKPQSIPKSTGSGMMPGVTVHHSIIGGSDSNTLSISGHVVTHVNPLMGPMGDAPLTIQGSGLRSVNSKLNNLTLNEPTNTISSTGPVPISTAPPAGGGSSQPTETMANTKEKTPMCLVNELARFNKIQHQYRLIDQSGPAHKKNFTVVLKLDNEEYTATGPSIKKAQHAAAAVALDKTSLKHPPPKCQTKNQGPMTPTVELNALAMKRGEPAIYQIIEPPRSPFMPNFNFRGMYNQRYHYPKVPPTCYVALKVGNSQFFGEGTTVQAARHAAAEEALRALKEIPLPENKAKHNEVMKSENETPELDQNVEIKSPISLVHEVALKRGFSVNFEVIKESGPPHMRTFVTRCTVGELVTEGEGNGKKVSKKKAAEKMLEELKLLPPLPIMQQKVKKKPVIKKKGRNLIKIQQAKKEREPIYAVIAERGEPRQREFLMQCVVGNCTTKGSGPNKKTAKRNAADAMLQLMGYSRPQPGKPSFESLTARIEDGHLFQSQEIEKRKVTFLEHDVINEKLDGEGKLGRQLVPGLLLMPDTAGLTGDQTTGQGYTGLNRAPGGPLQHQEVVNKMTIQKTSAIAKELLDCASPTAEALSQSGPKPAASQTQTTVRPKQQLMYLAEVLGFQVHFRDFPKGNKMKYLSLVSLSTNPPHVSHGSGPTIDTSHDQAALSALRSLAELGLDSVTEGVKPEHVNIASGDGRHISNVQGTAPKLACSPTSNGLGSNVKPGASVSVTVKGEH
- the stau gene encoding double-stranded RNA-binding protein Staufen isoform X2; its protein translation is MNTTSVTSLIKPQSIPKSTGSGMMPGVTVHHSIIGGSDSNTLSISGHVVTHVNPLMGPMGDAPLTIQGSGLRSVNSKLNNLTLNEPTNTISSTGPVPISTAPPAGGGSSQPTETMANTKEKTPMCLVNELARFNKIQHQYRLIDQSGPAHKKNFTVVLKLDNEEYTATGPSIKKAQHAAAAVALDKTSLKHPPPKCQTKNQGPMTPTVELNALAMKRGEPAIYQIIEPPRSPFMPNFNFRGMYNQRYHYPKVPPTCYVALKVGNSQFFGEGTTVQAARHAAAEEALRALKEIPLPENKAKHNEVMKSENETPELDQNVEIKSPISLVHEVALKRGFSVNFEVIKESGPPHMRTFVTRCTVGELVTEGEGNGKKVSKKKAAEKMLEELKLLPPLPIMQQKVKKKPVIKKKGRNLIKEQKADPQYGQGINPISRLIQIQQAKKEREPIYAVIAERGEPRQREFLMQCVVGNCTTKGSGPNKKTAKRNAADAMLQLMGYSRPQPGKPSFESLTARIEDGHLFQSQEIEKRKVTFLEHDVINEKLDGEGKLGRQLVPGLLLMPDTAGLTGDQTTGQGYTGLNRAPGGPLQHQEVVNKMTIQKTSAIAKELLDCGASPTAEALSQSGPKPAASQTQTTVRPKQQLMYLAEVLGFQVHFRDFPKGNKMKYLSLVSLSTNPPHVSHGSGPTIDTSHDQAALSALRSLAELGLDSVTEGVKPEHVNIASGDGRHISNVQGTAPKLACSPTSNGLGSNVKPGASVSVTVKGEH
- the stau gene encoding double-stranded RNA-binding protein Staufen isoform X5 gives rise to the protein MNTTSVTSLIKPQSIPKSTGSGMMPGVTVHHSIIGGSDSNTLSISGHVVTHVNPLMGPMGDAPLTIQGSGLRSVNSKLNNLTLNEPTNTISSTGPVPISTAPPAGGGSSQPTETMANTKEKTPMCLVNELARFNKIQHQYRLIDQSGPAHKKNFTVVLKLDNEEYTATGPSIKKAQHAAAAVALDKTSLKHPPPKCQTKNQGPMTPTVELNALAMKRGEPAIYQIIEPPRSPFMPNFNFRGMYNQRYHYPKVPPTCYVALKVGNSQFFGEGTTVQAARHAAAEEALRALKEIPLPENKAKHNEVMKSENETPELDQNVEIKSPISLVHEVALKRGFSVNFEVIKESGPPHMRTFVTRCTVGELVTEGEGNGKKVSKKKAAEKMLEELKLLPPLPIMQQKVKKKPVIKKKGRNLIKIQQAKKEREPIYAVIAERGEPRQREFLMQCVVGNCTTKGSGPNKKTAKRNAADAMLQLMGYSRPQPGKPSFESLTARIEDGHLFQSQEIEKRKVTFLEHDVINEKLDGEGKLGRQLVPGLLLMPDTAGLTGDQTTGQGYTGLNRAPGGPLQHQEVVNKMTIQKTSAIAKELLDCGASPTAEALSQSGPKPAASQTQTTVRPKQQLMYLAEVLGFQVHFRDFPKGNKMKYLSLVSLSTNPPHVSHGSGPTIDTSHDQAALSALRSLAELGLDSVTEGVKPEHVNIASGDGRHISNVQGTAPKLACSPTSNGLGSNVKPGASVSVTVKGEH
- the stau gene encoding double-stranded RNA-binding protein Staufen isoform X4, which translates into the protein MNTTSVTSLIKPQSIPKSTGSGMMPGVTVHHSIIGGSDSNTLSISGHVVTHVNPLMGPMGDAPLTIQGSGLRSVNSKLNNLTLNEPTNTISSTGPVPISTAPPAGGGSSQPTETMANTKEKTPMCLVNELARFNKIQHQYRLIDQSGPAHKKNFTVVLKLDNEEYTATGPSIKKAQHAAAAVALDKTSLKHPPPKCQTKNQGPMTPTVELNALAMKRGEPAIYQIIEPPRSPFMPNFNFRGMYNQRYHYPKVPPTCYVALKVGNSQFFGEGTTVQAARHAAAEEALRALKEIPLPENKAKHNEVMKSENETPELDQNVEIKSPISLVHEVALKRGFSVNFEVIKESGPPHMRTFVTRCTVGELVTEGEGNGKKVSKKKAAEKMLEELKLLPPLPIMQQKVKKKPVIKKKGRNLIKIQQAKKEREPIYAVIAERGEPRQREFLMQCVVGNCTTKGSGPNKKTAKRNAADAMLQLMGYSRPQPGKPSFESLTARIEDGHLFQSQEIEKRKVTFLEHDVINEKLDGEGKLGRQLVPGLLLMPDTAGLTGDQTTGQGYTGLNRAPGGPLQHQEVVNKMTIQKTSAIAKELLDCDLSFSPGASPTAEALSQSGPKPAASQTQTTVRPKQQLMYLAEVLGFQVHFRDFPKGNKMKYLSLVSLSTNPPHVSHGSGPTIDTSHDQAALSALRSLAELGLDSVTEGVKPEHVNIASGDGRHISNVQGTAPKLACSPTSNGLGSNVKPGASVSVTVKGEH